GGCGATCGATTGAGTATTTCACAATGCCCTAATTTAGATTTTGAGAAATCTCAAATGAAGAATGTACTTTATGCTAGTATGCTCGGAAGtatcatgtatgctcaagtttgtACTAAAccagatattgcttttgcaacagggcttctaggcagatatcaatcaaatccaggACGCGATCGCTAGGTTGCTACCAAGAAGGTTTTAAAGTACTTAAAGagaacaagagattatatgctgatTTATAAACATGTTCCAAACTTGCAACTAGCAGggtattcagatgcagattttgctagttgtcaagatgataagaagtcAACGACaagatacatatttatgttagcaggagGTGTAGTATCATGGAAGAGCGAGAAACagaaattcatatatttttctaCCATGCAAGCGAagtttgtagcatgtttttcaaatgctactcaagctatttggctctggaacctcattagggagttaccagtttttgattttgtgaatagaCCCATACAGCTACATTGTGACAATAATTCTGcagtgttgtttattaataacaacaaAAGTCTCAAGGGTCTAAATACATGGATGTCAAGTTTTTGACCATAAAGGAATCAGTGTAGAATGGTGACGTTACTGTAGATCATATTCctacagatgatatggttgcagatccactaactaaaggcttACGGTCGTGTGTATTTGAGCggcatgtcattagcatgggcctatGAACATCTTGGGATGTTGTTATTTAGTAAGagttgtgttttatttttccttgaataaagtttacatctatATTTGTTACAATTTGGTAAcgcttgatatatatatatatatatatatatatatatatatatatatatatatatgtcaacttttgcattcaataaaatatttttgaatggatcgttattatgttgaatatatatatatatatatatatatatatatatatattgttaaaagtctcaaggtattgcttaaaccttgagtgaaggctaggggtatccggttattagccttgtgtaTATATCTTgttataaataaagaaatgttaaccgtaAAGATAAGACATATGTGAGTTCATTAGAACCATAAAGACATTCTTTAGTGGCATAAGTTTTTTTCTGTGACATTTAAGGTAAAAGAATGGTGACTAACAAATgagatctctctatgagagatgttatccatttgctaCACTAACATATTGAATTAATATTGATAAAGTTAAAAGCATTTATGATCATGGAAAGTTCTGCGTATATACATGCAGTTActgccatgattcggtgtttgagactttatgggatatgattgactattaagaattatctctagaccaatgtgcgcacatatagtacaattttaattaatatagtctaagtgggagaatgtaagagttttcctaatgtggactacattaattgatattgtaattatCGTTTTGTGGTTACGTAAAACgaggtttggtctaaggtgagatagaaaggttttttaattagtctTATATAGGGttagctagtgtgggccgagttgaacCTGGCTCGTAATAAGGGGACCtagttggaaactctataaataatgctCAAATCTCTCCTTTAACTCTAATTCTCACAAGTATCATCACATAAGGGGCATTTACCTAGTGTTAAAGGGTGAGGGGGCCATCTCATTGAACTAGtaatacggagggcaatagaggagaaggacttgcgtgTGGAACATCAgttttccgcttccgcttcaagaactaTGGATCCTAAAATAGGTGCATTAATCTTTATAATCAATTATGTATGTTCTTGTtatggttatggagatcttgggattgtgCAATTTAAGTCCAATAGAAAGTCGCCTCCTTGAATTTGATATATAGCCTTCTTGTCCTTGAGGAAattaatcatttcaaaagaaatgatACTTCCATCTCTTTAGCAACGTAGAGTAGTTGTCCGCTCACACAACTGCTTCCGACAGCTTGTGTGATCCACCCTGACATCAGATCGTAATGTTGTTTTCACAATCGCAACCGGCACATACAATCTgcaaatttttcataattttcgaaaGCATTTGAATTTTCTGTTATTTTCCAAGATTTACAAACTCgtgaaaattatggaaaatggTTTTGAAGTCTAAATAAATATCGGTGGTAATACGAAGTCTATGAAAGGTCTAATATGGTTACTGAAGAAAATAGACAAGCATGAttaatatttggaaaaatataacttttatttgctatctagaaaaatattgtattttctACAAAATTGAGTAGTTCTAATGATATATAGTGTTAAGAAATAGGACCCATAGGACCCTAAATTTGCCTCTCGAAtggaatattcgtaatttttttcctcatgGGCTTTTGGGCCCGAGCAAGTTAGCCGCTATATCTAAAGAGTGTAACTTCCAATAAGGTACCTAAATTGTGTTAGGGTCCAAGGAAAATGGGTGGAGGTTTTATTTAGCACACATCTCCACCCCAATCCTCCCAAGAAAGAGGGGAATTGAACTCTCCACCTTCTCTTTCCAAGTGCAAAGAGTAGCTACTGGGCTAACCTTCTCTTTCCAAGTGCAAAGAGTAGCTACTGGGCTAACCTCTGGTGGTTAAAAATTGCATGACTTGATTTATTGAGGAAGAGTCATATTCTGCCATGCTGTGTCAAGTATTTCAAAGTATAGAAAATACATTATATTGTGGCTCCTTCTTAAAACCGGACAAagtactactttttttttttttaacttcatgTTGCTATTATTTGCAacattatgaaaatgaaatgttATTTATATTGGTAATGTATGTGCCAGCACATGGTATTGTGATAGGGAAGCGAAACTCCAAAATCAGACATGCAACAAAACTTAAGTCTAAACAAGATCAAGATAAAACCCTTCTcaaaattagagagagaaacttccAAATCTACACTAGATCAGAAGAGAAAAGCTCCCTAAATGggaggaaaacaagaaaaagaaaacagagaaccaaaataatcaatttagtcctaaatcttttgagaaTTTGCGAATATAATACTTCTATCTAATTTTGACTGGAATCACTAATATAGACGTGGCCAAAGTATTTCACCCTACTTTGGCAAGTGGCtaagttttctattttaatcACAAGGAAAAGGGTTCTGGCGGGGTCCAGACCTACCTCACCAGCTGTTGGAATGCTCAGTTTAAGGCACGACGAAATTGTACCTCAACATATGTCAAGACCGACATATAGAGATAAATGTAAACAGAGTTATTACATGCCGACGAACTAATATCGATTGGGCGGCCCCTCCAGAAATTGAAGTCAGAAGAAATTGCTCGTTTTGCTTTGAAAAGTTTGGCCAAGGGCCATACAAGAAGCACCAAAGATTGGACCAACAACATGTGTTTTGACGTGGGAAAAAGACGAAAAGACTATCCGTTTGTCTTCTGGTCCGGATCAAAATGCTCCGTGAAGGTTCGTCTTTCATGCCAGTGATTGTATAATGCTGCCTCTAAGTTCCCACCTTGGCGGGCTCACAAAACATGCCAAAGTTCATACAAAGGTAAACAAATGGCTGTTCCCATTTGGATTTAGACTTTTTCCTTCATCCattagtttttggtttttctagaAACGAGTTCTAGAGAAATATCCATCGTCGATTAAGACGATTAAGAAGTTATTGTTATTTTTGTCGACATGTGGTGTGCATATGGTTGATGTTGTGATGTATTGAAATTGCATTATCTGTCGCATGTCGAGGTCTCCTCGTGTATCGACTTCATCGACCGATGGTGTATCAAACTCACTAAGATTACCCTATATGGTGGGGAATCTTTGTGCTGACCTCACAGCGTGATGTCCATATGATGTATGCTAAACAAATAGCTAAAGAGCGAAGCAATTCCCCCTTAATTTTACCTGCGGGGATTGCTTGGTAATAGATTGATGAAATGTGGGATTTAAGGATGAAGGTGACGAAAACCGGTCTTAAGAAAGATGGAAGTACAGAAGGGATAGGGAAATGAAGACATGATGCTAGAAAAGTTACGCCGTCACTCgaggatgaagaaaatgaaaaatacggACGGTCACTCGATAAAGTGCAACTGCTAATGCCATCGTAAAACTTATGTCCCATGCATGTGCGCCGgcaggcgagagagagagagagagagagagagagagagagagagccatccTTGGCTGCACAGTGAAAACAAGATTATATATTGAACATGTTAACGTATTTACAAGCCAGGGCTTTTCCAGAGACCGTGCCGTATCCTGGTCTAGAAACTCAGCCACAGCTAAATTACAATTCTATGCAACGCTCTGATATGTAGTAAAGCTCCCCGTTCTCCTGTCAAAGGTAAGAGAAGCATTGGAACCACTAACTACTGTGAATGCTGAATAACAAAGGCGATGCAAAGTAGGAACCAAACTGTCAGGAGATTCTCTGGTCCTTTTCAGCTATATCTATACCAGAACCAATTTGAACCATAGCACTATGAATCCCTCCCCTCCTTTTATCGGCTTAAGCTGTTTCCACGTGATCTCCACCGTCCCCGCATTCTGAATCCGAGCTACCGTCCATCTCCTTTTCTGGACAATCAAGTTGCAAACATTCAGCGACTTCATAGTTGTAACTCTCAGTATCATGACTCCTGTTTGGAAGGTTCTCTCCTGACAACATTAAACACGATACCCTCCTGAACCTTCTCAGCATGCAAGAGATCTCCCTCAGACACAGTGATGCTTGAGCTGCTTCTATTGCTCAAGTCCCGCAGATCGAACTCCGTGTTTTCTGAAGTTCTATCGGGTGTTGTCACCCTTGAGCTCTGAGAGTGTGTTTCTCCTCCCATTTGAACAACATTTGAGTTTAAATTAGCAATCTTACTTAGGTCAACTTGTAAGTCCAAGCTTTGGATGTAGTCAATGAACTTGTTAGCGGAGCTACTCCTCATCAAGGGTCCACCAGATCTTGTCCAAGAATGATCTACACTCTCGGATTCACTGTCACTTCCATCATGCCCAGCACGATAAGGCCGGGAATTCTTACCTAAGGATCCTCCAACTCCTTGATGTAATGAGGAAGCGGCATCTGTCAGGAGATCTTCATCAAGGGACCCAGTTGAGTTCTCTCTAGCAAGGCAGTTCCATGAAGGGATCCTTCTAGACCCGCTGAATTTGGCAGTGGCGGCAAGGCCAAGCGAAGCAGCTGCAGCTCTCTTTGCACTCCTCTTGAGCCTGCGCATATGGTTGAGGATCGTAACGCATTCATCAAGTGCAAGCTCAATGCCACAGTTTGCTTTGATGGCGGAGAGCTTCTCCCAAGTGCACCTTCTCCCTGATTGGCAGCTTTCTGAAGCTCCATATGGGACGGGTTTTGGATGATCTTTGAGTACTATAATACAAACACCAATCGACAAATGCTTAAATCAGTTGCAACAtagatataaatataaaaaggagGTTGGCAATTCATGGGCAAGCAGTAGTGCAATGGGGCCAATCAATCCAGAAGCTTAGGGAAGAAGAAAGTCCATAGTTTACAAGCTCCTATCAAAAGTGCTTCGTAAGTTTTCACAAGGAGGTCTAGGGCCATTATATTGCACGTACCTGAGCAAGTGTGGCAGGCATAACAATAGTGACATCACCCTCCCATTCTTGCGCAAAGAGCTGAGCGATACCCCCAAGAGGAAAACCAAGCTCCAATACTTGGTTGCATCTATGTTTCACCTCCAGCTCAATTAATTGAGCAAGCTACAAAGTTCCACAAGAATTTAAAAAACAGATCATTCCTGTGCCTTTATATACAGAGAAGATTACATCATATAGCACAAGATATCCGGTTATCCACCATCAAAATCACAAACCTGAGTTCCCATTCCTTCCTTCTCATGAACCAACAAAAGATTAAAACAAGTCTTGGAAAGAGTAACAATCTAGACAGCCGAAAAGAATTGTTCCAAGGTTGACATAAAAATGAGAAGAACACTCCATTGTTTGAATCAATCATAATCAGAATCCTTGAAACTTTCCtttacttgtttctttctttcgtgAGGGAACCCAATGTGATTTTCAGGGCTTAACCTGAAAAGGCATGAGCAAAGAGTTTTCTTGACATCAGGGATCAAATGACTTTGACATTTGCTTGCTATGCTATATATTTAGTTTATGATATGGTGCATACTATATGATTTATGGGACGATATGCATCATGAGTGTGACGAATGCATGGTCTTGATAGCTGCTGCCTTTTGCGGGCTTTGAATATTGATAGATCCAGCGGTCCTTCTTGGTTGGACTTGGGCTTACTTTGATGATTGATCAGCTTCTTGTGCTTTGGGCATTCTGTGGACTTTCATCGGAGAAAGAGATAAATAGTAGGGATTTCTCAAGCCTTTGAATAAAATTACAATGTAGTCCTTATGGCAAACTTTTGCGAATAAATTAAAGATATGGAGGCGTGCCACATAGATGACTAGTAATGATTGGATCATAACATCAGTGATTTCTTACAAAAATTGACAGGAAagattatattggaatttatgtaatagtttatgattaaattagcaaaattaagaAGTAACTCCTgtttaataaatttagaatcGCGATTGATTGGATAATTGTCCCTTTCTCACGGTCTTATCATAATTGTGGAGATATGCTTGCTGATAATTTTCGCAACTTCATGGGGATAAAGATGCCATGAGATAGTGATATTGTTAGCACACTCTTAGGTTTTAAAGAAAGGGATCAATCATCTGTTATCTACTCAATCACTTTAACGttaaattcttgttgatcgacATCAGTTAGCAATCCATATATCTCCTCtaacttcttttttgttgctTGTGGCTGGTTATGAGCGGCATTTCCCCATGTGTGCATCAATCTtgctatctctctctctatgtatATATAGGCATACAGTACTCTAACACCCTGGATTTTGATGACCTTGCAGTGGCATTCTAAATGACGTTTTGATGGCAAATGCAATGATTATTATTAGATAGTagatacataaaaaaaaaatgttactaGCGGTCCAtatacttttatttgaaattatcccTCTCCTTTTTGTTGGTTCAAAATGGTCCTTGTACTTTTAAAAACACCATCATTTGCTCTTCCTTTAATTTAGTTGCTGTGACATCTAGTTGAACATCATAGCACATGTCGTGGAATTAGTATACCCATCAACTACCACATATTATTTAATTCAGCAATTTTACGGTAAAATTTTTAACggatagtaaatttgtcaccggtatattaatttagagtttttcattGAATTAATCCTTTTTTAATTAGAACTGCAAATTATAATATTGACGTATTTTCAACTGTCCCTCTCTCCCACCGAAGCTGCTGAAAGGATAAGACTTTAGAGTTTGGATTGCAGAGCAGGCCTGTAGATTCAACGACATCAAGAGCGATTCTCCTCGTTATGAGAAAGAGATGATCCCAAGTGGAACGACTTTCACGCCCCTAGACAGTCTTGGGCGCGCCGAACCAAAGCTACTGAGACAGAAAAGCTAATCCGAAATCAATCAGCACTAAAAGAAATCTCATATGTGTTCAAGTTCCAAACCTTCAGATTCTCCAATCCCATTGAAGACGACCCAGCACTCCCTAAATGCTTTTCTCTGCAGGAGCTTGGAGACGCGATGCAAAATTTAGGCCGCAATAATATCGTGGGCATGGATGGATTCGGTATGGTTTACTGGGGGAGCTTGGCCAATGGTTCTCAAGTGGCAATTAAAAGGGCCAGCAATCTCGTGCAGGGGACTGAAAAGCAGTTCAAAACAGAGATGGAAGTGTCAAGCTTGATTTATATGCATCCGAATGTGGTACGCCTGAGGGGCTTTGGCCGGAACAAGAAGGAGCTACGCTTTTAACTCCTAGAACAAAAACCAAACTTGTAAGAGGGAAAGACCGCAAGGAAATCTTACCATTCACATGTAAAAGGTGTATTCAGGCATCAATTGATGCTTTCCGACCAACCATAGCgatttccctctcttctttctttcgatTTCCTCCGAGCTCTTCGTCTCTCTCGTTTATTCTTTCCCTTTCgttttgctttctctttcttttcttttctttgttctttcatgaCACTTTAGAAGCACAAAAGAGGAGCTGAGTCGGGTCTTACCAACATAAACTTGggctttttggcttttcttttatgtCCAATTATTACACAGAAAGAAATGAGAGGGAGTTAAAATGGTGCTTTGACTCAATAACGCTTAAGATAAAAGAGATGGATTATGGACAAGACGCCAAAAAGTATG
The sequence above is drawn from the Eucalyptus grandis isolate ANBG69807.140 chromosome 11, ASM1654582v1, whole genome shotgun sequence genome and encodes:
- the LOC120289543 gene encoding triacylglycerol lipase SDP1-like, whose product is MRRLKRSAKRAAAASLGLAATAKFSGSRRIPSWNCLARENSTGSLDEDLLTDAASSLHQGVGGSLGKNSRPYRAGHDGSDSESESVDHSWTRSGGPLMRSSSANKFIDYIQSLDLQVDLSKIANLNSNVVQMGGETHSQSSRVTTPDRTSENTEFDLRDLSNRSSSSITVSEGDLLHAEKVQEGIVFNVVRREPSKQES